One stretch of Glycine soja cultivar W05 chromosome 7, ASM419377v2, whole genome shotgun sequence DNA includes these proteins:
- the LOC114418149 gene encoding solute carrier family 25 member 44-like: MSMSVAEDESSEEVHVPGEIDWQMLDKSKFFFLGAALFSGVSAALYPVVVLKTRQQVAQSKVSCINTAFSLIRGEGFRALYRGFGTSLMGTIPARALYMAALEVTKSNVGTATVRFGLAEPTAAAVANAAAGLSAAMAAQLVWTPVDVVSQRLMVQGVSDSGNPKASALRYINGIDAFRKILSSDGLRGLYRGFGISILTYAPSNAVWWASYSVAQRMVWGGVGYYLCKGNDSAANSALKPDTKTVMAVQGVSAAVAGGMSALITMPLDTIKTRLQVLDGNENGRRGPTAMQTVRSLVREGGWMACYRGLGPRWASMSMSATTMITTYEFLKRLSAKNQEVLT; this comes from the coding sequence ATGAGCATGAGTGTGGCAGAAGATGAATCTAGTGAAGAGGTTCATGTTCCAGGTGAGATTGATTGGCAAATGCTTGATAAATCCAAGTTTTTCTTCCTTGGTGCTGCTCTTTTCTCTGGGGTTTCTGCAGCTCTTTACCCGGTTGTTGTGTTGAAGACTAGGCAGCAAGTGGCTCAGTCCAAAGTTTCTTGCATCAACACTGCATTTTCATTGATTAGGGGTGAGGGTTTTAGAGCATTGTACCGCGGGTTTGGGACTTCTTTGATGGGCACAATCCCTGCTAGGGCTCTTTACATGGCTGCATTAGAGGTTACGAAGAGCAATGTGGGCACTGCCACTGTTAGGTTTGGTCTTGCTGAACCAACTGCTGCTGCAGTTGCCAATGCAGCTGCTGGCTTGAGTGCAGCCATGGCAGCTCAGCTTGTGTGGACCCCTGTTGATGTTGTGAGCCAGAGGTTGATGGTTCAAGGTGTTTCTGATTCCGGAAATCCCAAGGCTTCGGCTCTTCGGTACATCAACGGGATTGATGCCTTCAGGAAGATCTTGAGCAGTGATGGCCTTAGGGGCTTGTATAGGGGTTTTGGGATCTCAATTTTGACCTATGCCCCTTCTAATGCAGTTTGGTGGGCTTCATATTCTGTTGCACAAAGGATGGTTTGGGGTGGAGTTGGGTACTACTTGTGCAAGGGAAATGATAGTGCAGCTAATAGTGCATTGAAGCCTGATACAAAGACTGTGATGGCAGTTCAGGGAGTCAGTGCAGCAGTGGCTGGTGGCATGTCTGCTTTGATCACCATGCCACTGGATACCATCAAGACAAGACTGCAAGTCCTGGATGGCAATGAGAACGGCCGTCGCGGACCGACAGCCATGCAGACAGTAAGGAGTCTGGTTAGGGAAGGTGGCTGGATGGCTTGTTATAGAGGATTGGGACCTAGATGGGCTTCAATGTCAATGTCTGCAACAACAATGATCACAACTTATGAGTTCCTCAAACGGCTCTCCGCGAAGAATCAAGAGGTTTTGACATGA